The following coding sequences lie in one Longimicrobium sp. genomic window:
- a CDS encoding HPr-rel-A system PqqD family peptide chaperone has protein sequence MLPSASPPVLFQRLPDGAVLFDAASEVYFGLDPVGARVWELLTGEAGGSLEELCAALAREYPDADPAAVRADVEELLGELARHGLVIPSPAGAEDAAELAGARP, from the coding sequence ATGCTCCCGAGTGCGAGTCCCCCCGTGCTGTTCCAGCGGCTTCCCGACGGTGCGGTGCTGTTCGACGCCGCCAGCGAAGTCTACTTCGGCCTCGACCCCGTGGGCGCCCGGGTGTGGGAGCTCCTCACCGGAGAGGCCGGCGGATCGCTGGAGGAGCTGTGCGCGGCGCTCGCGCGCGAGTACCCCGACGCCGACCCCGCCGCAGTGCGGGCCGACGTCGAGGAGCTGCTCGGCGAGCTGGCCCGCCACGGGCTGGTGATCCCTTCCCCCGCCGGAGCCGAAGATGCGGCGGAGCTCGCAGGGGCGCGCCCGTAA
- a CDS encoding lasso peptide biosynthesis B2 protein, with protein sequence MRRSSQGRARKPAARRAAAAFDVAWAWWALALARLQVWLRPTGRLLGSDEPPAAPAAAPLARERAVRLARAVDRAARGPLRATCLVRAVALHRLLQASGVDGSLVRIGVRAEGGRFAAHAWVEYHGAALGTDGARARSFLPLAPEALGPGAEFGR encoded by the coding sequence ATGCGGCGGAGCTCGCAGGGGCGCGCCCGTAAGCCGGCGGCGCGGCGCGCGGCCGCGGCGTTCGACGTGGCGTGGGCCTGGTGGGCGCTCGCGCTCGCCCGGCTGCAGGTGTGGCTGCGCCCCACCGGGCGGCTGCTGGGCTCCGACGAGCCTCCCGCCGCGCCCGCCGCCGCGCCGCTGGCCCGCGAGCGCGCCGTCCGCCTGGCGCGCGCGGTGGACCGCGCCGCCCGCGGGCCGCTGCGGGCCACCTGCCTGGTGCGCGCGGTGGCGCTGCACCGCCTGCTGCAGGCGTCGGGCGTCGACGGCAGCCTGGTGCGGATCGGCGTGCGGGCCGAGGGCGGGCGCTTCGCGGCGCACGCGTGGGTGGAGTACCACGGCGCCGCGCTGGGGACCGACGGGGCGCGGGCGCGCTCCTTCCTCCCCCTGGCGCCCGAGGCCCTGGGGCCCGGCGCGGAGTTCGGCCGGTGA
- a CDS encoding asparagine synthase-related protein — MSALVAVFGAPDALPDDAGVRRMLAAARRGDGPAALHRQPGCVLAVRRHAWETADGFGGPAAVVTEDGLTVVTDATLYHRDDLRRDLRARGVAPSGDTPGHLVLAAYRAWGERCPEHLEGDFAFVLWDARARRAVCARDFAGKRPLLYAEVPGALVVASAAGAVLAHPAVSAELNPASLAEAAAGMWAGSDETAFRAVRRLHPAHTLRWEGGAPARTAPHWSPPAMGSARGPAFDEAAEELRELLVRAAAERLPAPGPAAVWMSGGWDSTAVFAAGQDALRCEGRGGGALEVVSVSYPQGDPGREDELIQAVAGHWGRPVHWLRIGEIPMLGRAEERVAARDEPLAHVFETWNRALIGRTRELGARVALDGNGGDQLFFTSNVFFADLLVRGRWRELRREWRVKGGTRPRDFYDNAVRPLLSPGLARLVAALGGPRPDPVFERPVPGWIPPAFARRHGLAARERAHSPRPPWRGLAEREAYWYLTCPHFARAYGLLSGFALEAGVELRSPLLDRRVVELAAARPRPERNAGREVKRLLRRSMRGLLPDGVLAPRDAKTGTLDGYFARSMQGGFPALAEAALSGSPRLAELGIVEPGAFRAGLEEYARTGDGWLGYALHQTVQVELWLRAREGGTHRFAPAGAPEASLPRTRAPALTAAATPGRAPGASPVHPRPGGVACTPNPR; from the coding sequence GTGAGTGCCCTGGTCGCGGTCTTCGGGGCGCCGGACGCGCTGCCGGACGACGCCGGGGTGCGGCGGATGCTGGCCGCCGCGCGCCGGGGCGACGGCCCCGCGGCGCTCCACCGCCAGCCTGGGTGCGTGCTGGCCGTCCGCCGCCACGCCTGGGAGACGGCCGACGGCTTCGGCGGGCCGGCCGCGGTGGTGACGGAGGACGGCCTGACCGTGGTCACCGACGCCACCCTCTACCACCGGGACGACCTGCGGCGGGACCTGCGCGCGCGGGGAGTGGCGCCCTCCGGCGACACCCCGGGGCACCTGGTGCTGGCGGCGTACCGCGCCTGGGGTGAGCGCTGCCCCGAGCACCTGGAGGGCGATTTCGCCTTCGTGCTCTGGGACGCCCGCGCCCGCCGCGCGGTGTGCGCCCGCGACTTCGCGGGGAAGCGCCCGCTCCTGTACGCCGAGGTCCCCGGGGCCCTGGTGGTGGCCTCCGCCGCCGGCGCCGTGCTGGCGCACCCGGCCGTCTCCGCGGAGCTCAACCCCGCGTCGCTGGCCGAGGCCGCGGCGGGGATGTGGGCGGGGAGTGACGAGACCGCCTTCCGCGCCGTGCGGCGGCTGCACCCTGCCCACACGCTCCGCTGGGAGGGGGGCGCCCCGGCCCGGACCGCGCCCCACTGGTCGCCCCCGGCGATGGGCTCCGCGCGTGGGCCCGCCTTCGACGAGGCCGCGGAGGAGCTGCGGGAGCTGCTCGTCCGCGCGGCCGCGGAGCGCCTCCCCGCCCCGGGGCCGGCGGCGGTGTGGATGAGCGGGGGGTGGGACTCGACCGCCGTCTTCGCGGCCGGTCAGGACGCGCTCCGCTGCGAAGGCAGGGGCGGCGGCGCCCTGGAGGTCGTCTCGGTCAGCTACCCGCAGGGCGACCCGGGGCGTGAGGACGAGCTGATCCAGGCCGTCGCCGGGCACTGGGGGCGGCCGGTCCACTGGCTCCGGATCGGCGAGATCCCGATGCTCGGGCGCGCGGAGGAGCGGGTGGCGGCGCGCGACGAGCCCCTGGCGCACGTCTTCGAGACGTGGAACCGCGCGCTGATCGGGCGGACCCGCGAGCTGGGGGCGCGGGTGGCGCTCGACGGCAACGGGGGCGACCAGCTCTTCTTCACCAGCAACGTGTTCTTCGCGGACCTGCTGGTGCGCGGGCGCTGGCGCGAGCTGCGGCGCGAGTGGCGGGTGAAGGGGGGGACGCGCCCGCGCGACTTCTACGACAACGCCGTCCGGCCGCTCCTCTCCCCGGGCCTGGCGCGGCTGGTGGCGGCGCTCGGGGGCCCGCGTCCTGACCCCGTCTTCGAGCGCCCGGTGCCGGGGTGGATCCCGCCCGCCTTCGCGCGGCGGCACGGCCTGGCGGCGCGCGAGCGGGCGCACAGCCCGCGGCCGCCCTGGCGCGGCCTGGCCGAGCGCGAGGCGTACTGGTACCTGACCTGTCCGCACTTCGCCCGGGCCTACGGGCTCCTCTCGGGCTTCGCGCTGGAGGCGGGGGTGGAGCTGCGCTCGCCGCTTCTGGACCGGCGGGTGGTGGAGCTCGCGGCGGCGCGCCCGCGCCCCGAGCGCAACGCCGGGCGCGAGGTCAAGCGCCTGCTGCGCCGCTCCATGCGCGGCCTCCTCCCCGACGGGGTCCTCGCTCCGCGCGACGCCAAGACGGGGACGCTGGACGGCTACTTCGCCCGCTCGATGCAGGGGGGCTTCCCCGCGCTCGCCGAGGCCGCGCTCTCCGGCTCGCCGCGGCTGGCCGAGCTGGGGATCGTGGAGCCCGGGGCCTTCCGCGCCGGACTCGAGGAGTACGCCCGCACGGGCGACGGCTGGCTGGGCTACGCGCTGCACCAGACGGTGCAGGTGGAGCTCTGGCTCCGCGCCCGCGAGGGCGGCACACATCGTTTCGCGCCGGCCGGGGCGCCGGAAGCCTCGCTTCCGCGCACCCGCGCGCCGGCACTCACAGCCGCGGCCACTCCGGGCCGCGCACCGGGCGCAAGCCCGGTCCACCCGCGACCAGGAGGTGTCGCGTGTACACCAAACCCACGCTGA
- a CDS encoding lasso RiPP family leader peptide-containing protein, whose amino-acid sequence MYTKPTLTRFGTLRELTLCGASAPLDGGPSNGNGSTNFNCGTSGGGGSHS is encoded by the coding sequence GTGTACACCAAACCCACGCTGACCCGTTTCGGGACGCTCCGCGAGCTCACGCTCTGCGGCGCGAGCGCGCCGCTCGACGGCGGGCCCTCGAACGGGAACGGCTCCACCAACTTCAACTGCGGCACCAGTGGTGGAGGGGGGAGTCACTCGTAG
- a CDS encoding ABC transporter ATP-binding protein: protein MIAAAPRASARVEGAPPPPREAVVRLEGLAKSFPVRRGWRETLLHPRSGRLAPALQGVTCDVAAGELFGLLGPNGAGKTTLFRILSTLVLPDAGTARVGGADVAREPARVRRLLAPVLTDERSLNWRLSARENLRLFAALYGLSGAAARARVDEVLQVVELGDASERPVGGFSSGMKQRLLLARALLARPRVLLLDEPTRSLDPISARRFRAFLRDEVVGRRGCTVILATHAADEAMELCDRVAVLDRGRLLAVGPAEELSRRAGRERYRVWTRAPEHPAFAVLARRGLLRSPRAGEAGEEGWASVDAEVPGGEEGAAAVLAALAAERVPVSRFERVRPTLAELIERIVEEAAP, encoded by the coding sequence GTGATCGCCGCCGCGCCCCGCGCCTCCGCCCGGGTGGAGGGCGCGCCGCCGCCCCCGCGCGAGGCGGTGGTGCGGCTGGAGGGGCTCGCCAAGAGCTTCCCCGTGCGCCGCGGCTGGCGCGAGACGCTCCTGCACCCGCGCTCCGGGCGCCTCGCCCCCGCGCTGCAGGGCGTCACCTGCGACGTGGCCGCCGGCGAGCTGTTCGGGCTCCTGGGCCCCAACGGCGCGGGGAAGACCACGCTCTTCCGCATCCTCTCCACGCTGGTGCTCCCCGACGCCGGCACCGCCCGGGTGGGCGGCGCCGACGTGGCGCGCGAGCCCGCGCGGGTGCGCCGCCTGCTGGCGCCGGTGCTCACCGACGAGCGCAGCCTGAACTGGCGCCTCTCGGCCCGCGAGAACCTGCGCCTCTTCGCCGCGCTCTACGGCCTGTCGGGCGCCGCAGCCCGCGCCCGGGTGGACGAAGTGCTGCAGGTGGTGGAGCTGGGCGACGCCTCGGAGCGGCCCGTGGGCGGCTTCTCGTCGGGGATGAAGCAGCGCCTCCTGCTGGCGCGCGCGCTCCTGGCCCGCCCGCGGGTGCTGCTGCTGGACGAGCCCACCCGCAGCCTGGACCCGATCTCGGCCCGGCGCTTCCGCGCCTTCCTGCGCGACGAGGTGGTGGGGCGGCGGGGGTGCACGGTGATCCTGGCCACCCACGCCGCCGACGAGGCGATGGAGCTGTGCGACCGGGTGGCGGTGCTGGACCGCGGGCGCCTGCTGGCGGTGGGCCCGGCCGAGGAGCTCTCCCGCCGCGCGGGGCGCGAGCGCTACCGCGTGTGGACGCGCGCCCCGGAGCACCCCGCCTTCGCCGTGCTGGCGCGGCGCGGGCTCCTCCGGTCGCCCCGCGCGGGCGAGGCGGGCGAGGAGGGGTGGGCAAGCGTGGACGCCGAGGTCCCCGGCGGCGAGGAGGGGGCGGCCGCCGTGCTGGCGGCGCTCGCGGCCGAGCGGGTGCCGGTCTCCCGCTTCGAGCGGGTGCGGCCCACCCTGGCCGAGCTGATCGAGCGCATCGTGGAGGAGGCCGCCCCGTGA
- a CDS encoding ABC transporter permease yields MSRPVGALVRAAFLTDASYRVAMLTSLAGLIATTIPVYFISGAIQPVVAESIATQGGQYFAFVLVGMMAVNFVHSACSALPGAVSSGIRSGTLEVMLATPTPVPTLLAGMVGYPLIWTLLRAAVLLLTGAVLGARFAPGGALPAAAVLALIVLAYLPFGLLGAALLLVFRTTGPVLQGVVVLSLLLGGVYYPTEVIPAPLRVFSSVLPLTYGLRALRRTLLDGAPPAAVAGDVAALLGFTAVLLAAGSLALAAALRHARRQGTLAQY; encoded by the coding sequence GTGAGCCGACCCGTGGGCGCGCTGGTGCGCGCGGCGTTCCTGACCGACGCCAGCTATCGGGTGGCGATGCTCACCTCGCTGGCCGGCCTGATCGCGACGACGATTCCCGTCTACTTCATCTCCGGGGCGATCCAGCCCGTGGTGGCCGAGTCGATCGCCACGCAGGGGGGGCAGTACTTCGCCTTCGTGCTGGTGGGGATGATGGCGGTGAACTTCGTGCACTCGGCGTGCAGCGCGCTCCCGGGCGCCGTCTCGTCCGGGATCCGCAGCGGCACCCTGGAGGTGATGCTCGCCACCCCCACCCCGGTGCCCACCCTGCTGGCGGGGATGGTGGGGTACCCGCTGATCTGGACACTGCTGCGCGCCGCCGTCCTCCTGCTGACCGGCGCGGTGCTGGGCGCGCGCTTCGCGCCGGGGGGCGCGCTCCCGGCCGCGGCGGTGCTCGCGCTGATCGTGCTGGCGTACCTCCCCTTCGGGCTGCTGGGGGCGGCGCTCCTGCTGGTGTTCCGCACCACCGGCCCGGTGCTGCAGGGGGTGGTGGTGCTCTCGCTCCTGCTGGGCGGCGTCTACTATCCCACCGAGGTGATCCCGGCGCCGCTGCGCGTGTTCTCGAGCGTCCTTCCCCTCACCTACGGCCTCAGGGCGCTGCGGCGCACGCTGCTGGACGGCGCGCCCCCCGCCGCGGTGGCGGGCGACGTGGCCGCGCTGCTGGGCTTCACGGCGGTGCTCCTGGCCGCGGGCTCGCTGGCGCTGGCGGCGGCGCTGCGCCACGCGCGGCGCCAGGGCACCCTGGCGCAGTACTGA
- a CDS encoding nucleotidyltransferase family protein, with the protein MPRHPPLLPEAELLLLAARGPEGDERFRALLDTGLDWDRVAARVERDRAHAAFWRRAAAAGLERIPPEPRERLRRLGQVAAFRQARLEERLGQALGVLEGAGVEVLLLKGAALAVSVYGSFAERPMADLDLLVPADQAEEAQRLLLEAGWVRAAPVPAERLDALYAGHHHLAPLADAGGTGVVLELHTAPLPPGHPFRLDAADLWRESLPVRVGARAARVPDLHHQVLHLCLHFAWAHAMESGAWRTLRDLRALSAREGLDWGRVAALARDARGASCAYWALRLARGLVGARVPDGVLEALAPRGSRWRLDLLERHFVATLFGGARCPSPRVTRALWEAAVAPGRSGHGAARPWLRQEAFAEAGIAAVDAGARASAWGDFAGWRRYLGTLLFAAQGGVGVLF; encoded by the coding sequence GTGCCGCGCCATCCGCCCCTCCTCCCCGAAGCGGAGCTGCTGCTGCTGGCCGCGCGCGGCCCCGAGGGCGACGAGCGCTTCCGCGCGCTGCTGGACACGGGGCTCGACTGGGACCGGGTGGCGGCGCGGGTGGAGCGCGACCGGGCGCACGCCGCGTTCTGGCGGCGGGCGGCGGCCGCCGGGCTGGAGCGGATCCCCCCCGAACCCCGCGAGCGGCTGCGCCGGCTGGGCCAGGTGGCAGCCTTCCGGCAGGCGCGCCTGGAGGAGCGGCTGGGCCAGGCGCTCGGCGTGCTGGAGGGCGCCGGCGTCGAGGTGCTCCTGCTCAAGGGCGCGGCGCTGGCGGTCTCGGTGTACGGCTCGTTCGCCGAGCGGCCGATGGCCGACCTGGACCTGCTGGTCCCCGCCGACCAGGCGGAAGAGGCGCAGCGCCTGCTGCTGGAGGCCGGCTGGGTGCGCGCGGCGCCGGTGCCGGCCGAGCGCCTGGACGCGCTCTACGCAGGGCACCACCACCTGGCGCCGCTGGCCGACGCGGGCGGCACGGGGGTGGTCCTGGAGCTGCACACCGCCCCGCTCCCCCCCGGCCATCCGTTCCGCCTGGACGCCGCCGACCTCTGGCGCGAGTCGCTCCCCGTGCGAGTGGGCGCCCGCGCCGCGCGCGTGCCCGACCTGCACCACCAGGTGCTGCACCTCTGCCTGCACTTCGCCTGGGCGCACGCCATGGAGTCGGGCGCCTGGCGCACGCTGCGCGACCTGCGCGCGCTCTCCGCCCGGGAGGGGCTCGACTGGGGGCGCGTGGCAGCCCTGGCGCGAGATGCGCGGGGGGCGAGCTGCGCCTACTGGGCGCTCCGGCTGGCGCGGGGGCTGGTGGGCGCGCGGGTGCCGGACGGGGTGCTGGAGGCGCTGGCCCCGCGCGGCTCGCGGTGGAGGCTGGACCTGCTGGAGCGGCACTTCGTGGCGACGCTCTTCGGCGGGGCGCGCTGCCCCTCGCCGCGGGTCACGCGCGCGCTCTGGGAGGCGGCGGTCGCGCCGGGGCGGAGCGGGCACGGCGCGGCGCGGCCGTGGCTGCGGCAGGAGGCGTTCGCGGAAGCCGGGATCGCCGCGGTGGACGCCGGGGCGCGCGCCTCGGCGTGGGGGGACTTCGCCGGGTGGCGGCGCTACCTGGGGACGCTCCTCTTCGCCGCGCAGGGCGGGGTCGGCGTCCTGTTCTGA
- a CDS encoding GSU2403 family nucleotidyltransferase fold protein, whose protein sequence is MRRIVWELRPYLNELVIVGGWVPYLYKRYGGFASWMTSTSLTAEVDVLVDRPLLPAGRPSIPEILRKAGFRPAVEEGGLAVWERDVRSGEKIEFLVPHQGASRQEGAVVPVTAQNGMGAIPLGGLDFMRRFRRRLAIPAATPAGGVSLEIWVPTLGAYVVNKSSTFARRQARQGGANPKRAKDLLYLRDLMAAGAEVVGRIESDLAEMVQARETRKLARDRIRHASNTLGLALGGAFQPLLPEVARALKEREPGFTDGAALADIRGHLADMLEILEGFAG, encoded by the coding sequence TTGCGACGGATCGTGTGGGAGTTGCGGCCGTACCTCAACGAGCTCGTGATCGTCGGCGGCTGGGTGCCGTATCTCTACAAACGGTACGGGGGATTCGCCTCGTGGATGACGAGCACGTCCCTCACCGCGGAGGTGGATGTCCTGGTGGATCGCCCGCTTCTCCCCGCGGGCCGCCCCTCGATCCCCGAGATCCTGCGCAAGGCGGGGTTCCGTCCTGCCGTGGAAGAGGGCGGTCTCGCCGTGTGGGAGCGCGATGTTCGGAGTGGAGAGAAGATAGAGTTCCTGGTTCCGCATCAGGGGGCCAGCCGGCAGGAAGGGGCCGTCGTCCCCGTGACCGCCCAGAACGGGATGGGCGCCATACCTCTCGGCGGCCTGGACTTCATGCGCCGCTTCCGGCGACGGCTGGCGATCCCGGCCGCCACGCCCGCGGGAGGCGTGTCTCTGGAGATCTGGGTTCCCACTCTCGGAGCCTACGTCGTCAACAAGTCGTCGACGTTCGCACGCCGGCAAGCCCGTCAGGGAGGCGCGAATCCCAAACGAGCCAAGGACCTGTTGTACTTGCGCGACCTGATGGCGGCCGGGGCCGAGGTGGTGGGCCGCATCGAATCCGATCTGGCGGAGATGGTGCAGGCGAGGGAAACGCGGAAGCTCGCGAGAGACAGGATCCGCCACGCGAGCAACACCCTGGGTCTGGCACTGGGCGGAGCCTTCCAACCCCTGCTGCCAGAGGTGGCTCGGGCCCTGAAGGAGAGGGAGCCGGGGTTCACCGACGGGGCGGCGCTGGCCGACATCCGCGGACACCTGGCGGACATGCTCGAAATCCTGGAGGGCTTCGCCGGCTGA
- a CDS encoding acyl-CoA dehydrogenase, which translates to MATVDLAAGGAPLTVLSEDEQMFRDAVRQFAEEDVRPRVHAMDEAQQMDAGLVPQFFELGLMGIEVPEELGGAGLSFFTAALVVEELSRVDASVGVFVDVQNTLVNNAFLRWGSGDLKAKYLPQLAGEKVGAYALSEAGSGSDAFALATRAARADGGFRLTGRKLWITNGGEAEVFIVFANADPQAGYKGITAFVVEKGFDGFSVGKKEDKLGIRASSTTELILEDVFVPDENVLGEVGKGYKTAIETLNEGRIGIGAQMIGIGQGALEATIKYVQEREQFGKRIGDFQGVQFQLAQMATELEAARLMVYNAARLKDAGQPFLQEAAMAKLFSSQVAQRITSTCIDLFGGYGFTREYPVEKYYRDSKIGTIYEGTSNMQLNTIAKNLLR; encoded by the coding sequence ATGGCTACGGTCGACCTCGCCGCCGGCGGCGCGCCGCTGACGGTGCTCTCCGAAGACGAGCAGATGTTCCGCGACGCCGTGCGGCAGTTCGCGGAAGAAGACGTGCGGCCCCGCGTCCACGCCATGGACGAGGCGCAGCAGATGGACGCCGGCCTCGTCCCGCAGTTCTTCGAGCTGGGGCTGATGGGGATCGAGGTGCCCGAGGAGCTGGGCGGCGCCGGCCTGTCCTTCTTCACCGCCGCGCTGGTGGTGGAGGAGCTCAGCCGCGTGGACGCCAGCGTGGGCGTGTTCGTCGACGTGCAGAACACGCTGGTGAACAACGCCTTCCTGCGCTGGGGCTCGGGCGACCTCAAGGCGAAGTACCTCCCCCAACTAGCCGGCGAGAAGGTGGGCGCCTACGCGCTCTCAGAGGCCGGCTCGGGCTCCGACGCCTTCGCGCTCGCGACCCGCGCGGCCAGGGCCGACGGCGGCTTCCGGCTCACCGGGCGCAAGCTGTGGATCACCAACGGCGGCGAGGCCGAGGTGTTCATCGTCTTCGCCAACGCCGACCCGCAGGCCGGCTACAAGGGGATCACGGCTTTCGTGGTGGAGAAGGGCTTCGACGGCTTCTCGGTGGGGAAGAAGGAGGACAAGCTGGGGATCCGCGCCTCCTCCACCACCGAGCTGATCCTGGAAGACGTGTTCGTCCCCGACGAGAACGTACTGGGCGAGGTGGGGAAGGGCTACAAGACGGCGATCGAGACGCTGAACGAGGGCCGCATCGGGATCGGCGCGCAGATGATCGGGATCGGGCAGGGCGCGCTCGAGGCCACGATCAAGTACGTGCAGGAGCGCGAGCAGTTCGGGAAGCGGATCGGCGACTTCCAGGGGGTGCAGTTCCAGCTGGCGCAGATGGCCACCGAGCTCGAGGCCGCGCGGCTGATGGTGTACAACGCGGCGCGCCTCAAGGACGCGGGCCAGCCGTTCCTGCAGGAGGCGGCCATGGCCAAGCTGTTCAGCAGCCAGGTGGCGCAGCGCATCACGTCGACGTGCATCGACCTGTTCGGCGGCTACGGCTTCACCCGCGAGTACCCGGTGGAGAAGTACTACCGCGACAGCAAGATCGGCACGATCTACGAGGGCACCAGCAACATGCAGCTCAACACCATCGCCAAGAACCTGCTGCGGTAG
- a CDS encoding branched-chain amino acid ABC transporter substrate-binding protein, producing MHTPATLRRVLAPALACAALALAACDRGGGTLVIGTAGPFKEGYATMVRRAVEMAVDEANDRGGAGGRRLQVLAQDDEGDGVKAGAIARGFVENPDVVGVVGHANSGGMVGAASEYDGELAAVVPSATSPEITGISPWVFRVTVNDSVNGANLARFAARMGKQRVVVLYENNVYGRDLARAFLAAYPGRPIGVDPIAGDGSKVEPFVSYYRQVAPDLVFVAGTEPSGRALLREALRQGFRTQWLAGDGWPGVAADTVAAEGALIATPVRLDDRPEARRFADAFQARYGVTPDANAAMAYDAANLLIQAIGEVGGDRKRIRDWLAGVKEGRAYRGVTGEIRFRADGDPERGGFVMTQVRNGALVPLEGGAQ from the coding sequence GTGCACACACCAGCAACGCTCCGGCGCGTCCTCGCGCCGGCCCTCGCCTGCGCTGCCCTTGCCCTGGCGGCCTGCGACCGCGGCGGGGGCACCCTCGTGATCGGCACCGCCGGGCCGTTCAAGGAAGGCTACGCCACCATGGTGCGCCGCGCCGTCGAGATGGCCGTGGACGAGGCCAACGACCGGGGCGGCGCCGGCGGCAGGCGCCTGCAGGTGCTGGCCCAGGACGACGAGGGCGACGGCGTGAAGGCCGGCGCCATCGCCCGCGGCTTCGTCGAGAACCCCGACGTGGTGGGCGTGGTCGGGCACGCCAACTCGGGCGGGATGGTGGGTGCCGCCTCGGAGTACGACGGCGAGCTGGCCGCCGTGGTCCCCAGCGCCACCAGCCCCGAGATCACCGGCATCTCGCCCTGGGTGTTCCGCGTCACCGTCAACGACAGCGTCAACGGCGCCAACCTGGCCCGCTTCGCCGCGCGCATGGGCAAGCAGCGCGTGGTGGTGCTCTACGAGAACAACGTCTACGGGCGCGACCTGGCCCGCGCCTTCCTGGCCGCCTACCCGGGCCGCCCGATCGGCGTGGACCCGATCGCGGGCGACGGGAGCAAGGTGGAGCCGTTCGTCTCCTACTACCGTCAGGTGGCCCCCGACCTGGTGTTCGTGGCCGGCACCGAGCCCTCCGGCCGCGCGCTGCTGCGCGAGGCGCTCCGGCAGGGCTTCCGCACCCAGTGGCTGGCCGGCGACGGCTGGCCCGGCGTGGCCGCCGACACCGTGGCCGCCGAGGGCGCGCTGATCGCCACCCCCGTGCGCCTCGACGACCGCCCCGAGGCCCGGCGCTTCGCCGACGCCTTCCAGGCGCGCTACGGGGTGACCCCCGACGCCAACGCCGCCATGGCCTACGACGCCGCCAACCTGCTCATCCAGGCGATCGGCGAGGTGGGCGGCGACCGCAAGCGGATCCGCGACTGGCTGGCCGGGGTGAAGGAGGGGCGCGCCTACCGCGGCGTCACCGGCGAGATCCGCTTCCGCGCCGACGGCGACCCCGAGCGCGGCGGCTTCGTGATGACCCAGGTCCGCAACGGCGCCCTGGTGCCCCTGGAAGGAGGTGCGCAGTGA